Genomic DNA from Oncorhynchus mykiss isolate Arlee chromosome 2, USDA_OmykA_1.1, whole genome shotgun sequence:
AGTGTCAGCACCAGTCCCAATATAGTACAGGGCAATCCTCTTATAGTAATCAAATCAGTACAGGACAATTTGATCACTATAAACGGTTGAGCACTAGAACTGTATTCACTATAAGATTAGTGCACTTTAGTACTCCAGAGTGGGTCAACAATGAAGCCTATGTGGTTGACAGTGGTAATGCAGTCTAACAACAACGGCTCAACCAAAATAGCACCATTAAGTCAAATTTCATTTGACTAAACAATCCTTTCAGCTGTCTATTCCCTACCATGGTACCATCCCTTCCCAGTGTCACCTGTAAGACGACAGCAGGCACAGAGAATATCATGGCTTCGTTGAAGATGGGGTTGGTGTCGTCTCTTTTCATGGAGGTCTTCTTCTTACTGATTTTCTTACCATCTTGCAGAAGGTACACTTTGACAAAGGGATCTGTTAACGGAGAGATTGTGACAGCTTTGTTCACAAACAATTGAAATACCAAGAGTGTCATCCAAAATATTAGTCTGTGTGTGTAGACAGCGAgaaaagtaaaacaaaaaaagagaTGTTTTAACCCATGCGACCATTGTTCTTCAGATTTAACTTTGCATGTTAGCATAATGGAGGTAAAGTGATGGTAAATATTTCATTTGACGAAAATCTACCCACATTTTGAGACATTCAGTCTTAAATTCTAATGATAATTGGGGCAAATCACTTTGCAAAAAGCCAAATAGAAAGATCAATTGTTGAATGACTGGGTAAtatgtgtattactgtgtattaATGTGAATAGGTGCTCACACATGATGCAATATAGAGACAAACATAAGAGCTAAAGCTGTGAAGTAGTGTCACCTGCTGTGGTTTTGTCATTGGTCCACACAAGGTTCTTTGCTTTGGCCACCACCACTGTAAGGCGCTCAGCGGTGGGCAAGTAGCTGAGAGACAGCAGAATCTCCCCAACTGCATCCACGGCCTAAAGACAACACAAGCCAAAAGAGGCAATTATTGCACACTGCACAGATACGACAGCCACTGACGattctataaaaatcaaactgTTTACATGATTTCATCCTCAGAAAGCCACCCTTCTCCATGTCTCATGTTCCCGCTTCATGCCATCAGCACCTTTAAAACGTAACATTTGATATGCTTTATTACCATTACAAAAATCACATGACACACGTGTGATCAAATCATGTGAACATTttcaaatgagaaaaaaaatattcacaTTAGAAATGTTCACGAGTCAGACGTGGTTTTGTCATGTGTTTTTCCTTCGTGAAAAATAATTTCCCCACGTGACATTTTGTTTTCATGTTTACTTTTCACAGGTTTATTTTCACCACTTCCTGCTACATCTGGTCTTCCATCCAGTGACTGagtaggaccaaccctgcttagcttcagaggcaaaccagcagtgggatgcGGGGTGCTATGGTGCTGGAATGAAGTTGCCAACATTTTCAGCAAAAtcaaagaccagggtaacataaccaaaGATTGAGATAATTGCAGGAAAGAGGGGAGGTGTTTTATTTAATTGCATTATTTTCTTCTTTTCTTTTAACcgaaaactatttttttttgtaTCCATTTACAATTCATTTGCTCTCGCATTTCAAAATGATTTCCTTGCAATATTTTGTTTTTCTATCAATACTTTTGGGTTTATGTTTTTCTTTCAATATCATTATTTTTGTTTGCAATACTAATAATTTTGTTCTTGACTTCAGAAGTCTTGCTTGATATTAATGGCACAAAAGTAACTCACTGGAGGATTGCAACATATAATAAGACTTTTACTCTATTAAAGATGTTTAAAGCGGCAATCCTTAACTGAAACATTAGCAAAGTGTACTCCCCGCCACAGTttcagtaaacagctgagggatggggctggagaaatgcaaccactcaaaTCCATACACTATGGATGCAAGGCCTGactatcaaaattatagtttaaaCCATGTTTTTAGGCTATACAGTGACACCATGTTTTCACCTCATAGgtgaaaaggtggtgttaacatgataactctaaatgtaatacatgtataaatatggtttcacatgtgaaatttaagctcaacatgtgaaaactgctatttcacatgtgaaactgcaaaatgGACAcgtgttttgttgttgtaaggGTAGACAGATGATAGAtaatgggagagacaggaggagaaggTCAAATGGGCAGTGGGCCAGATTCCAACCCACGCCGACGCTGAGACATGTGTGCTGTAGGCGGTAGGCCATAGGCTGTCAGCACCTTAAGGCAATACTACAATCAACGCAAAGGTGCGGATTTTACCTTGTTAACATCTTGCAGGTAGAGCCAGGCATTGAAGGGTCTGATAGAAAGGTCCAGGTCAGACAGCTTGAGCTCTGCTAGGCCGGCGCTGATGTTCCTCTCCTCAGCGTCGATGCCGAATGCAGCGAAGCGCAGGCTGTTCTCCTCCAGACAAGATGGATCCAGGGCTATGGAGAAACGCTCGTCGAACACGACTGTGAAAGCATTCCTCTGGACCTGCATCACAATCCAAACATTTTAGTGAGCTAGTTGTAGATCTGGATTatgtcaaacaacacaacaaacagGTCAGCCAGTTAGTTTATAAACATTAttactaacagtgaaatacttacttacaggcccttcccaccAACGCAGAGACAAAAATATTAACACGAGGAACACATTCaaaatgagtaacgataacttgactatatatacggggtaccagtaccgagtcaatgtgcaggggtacgaggtaattgagatagatacagtatgtacatataggtaggggtaacgtAACTAGGcaaaaggatagataatagacagcagcgtatgtgatgactCAAAAGAGTTAGAGCAAAAGGGGTctatgcagatagtctgggtaactatttggttaactatttagtcgtcttatggtttggggctgttaagggtcctgttggttccagacttggtgcatctttcaggtcctggatggcagggaacttggccccggtgatgtggacaccgaggaacttgaaacatCCGACCTGCTCCCCTCAAGcctcgtcgatgtggataggggcatgctcggccctccgtttcctgtagtccacgatcagctcctttgtcttgctgacgttgagggcgAGGTTGtgttcctggcaccacactgccaggtcactgacctcctcactataggctgtcttatcggtgatcaggcctaccactgttatgtcgtcagcaaacttaatgatggtgttggagtcgtgcacggCCACGCAtttgtgggtgaacagagagtgtagaaggggactaagcacgcacccgaggggcccccgtgctgagggtcagcgtggcagatgtgttgttacctaccctcaccacccgccaggaagtccaggatccagttgcagaaggaggtgtttagtcccagggacctTGTTAAGGGatgttttttttatcaataatgactaattatgtatgcatttcaatcaggactgactaatcagagtactattatgttactgtatatgtatgaattttctttttttatcttagtactgaatat
This window encodes:
- the syt12 gene encoding synaptotagmin-12 isoform X2; amino-acid sequence: MSRDLMDPAGGVVPFNRSMSTDSLSSISSIGNNFGHDYTVGQLEVTLEYEARPGPGPGVLHIALHQGKDLLEKEEGDFPGCFIRVTLVPEELNVGITRVQRNAFTVVFDERFSIALDPSCLEENSLRFAAFGIDAEERNISAGLAELKLSDLDLSIRPFNAWLYLQDVNKAVDAVGEILLSLSYLPTAERLTVVVAKAKNLVWTNDKTTADPFVKVYLLQDGKKISKKKTSMKRDDTNPIFNEAMIFSVPAVVLQELSLRITVAEGTDDGRGENVGHVIIGPEASGMGITHWNQMLATLRKPVSMWHPLRRT